The Methanotorris formicicus Mc-S-70 genome segment GAAATGTGGTAAAAATCATGGTTGGGGAAATAAAGGCAGATAGAACAATAAATGTAGTAGGTGCAACGTGCCCAGGTCCAATTATGATGGTTTCAGATATGTTGGATAAGATGAACATTGGAGAAGTATTGGAGATAATATCTGGAAAAAATGCCTTAACTGATTTAACAGAGGGATTAAAAGGATCTGGACATGAGGTTTTATCTGTTGAAGAACTTGGAGATGGGAACTATAGAATATTGATTAAAAAAGGAGAGAAAAAAACAGAGGTTGCATCAGTAAATATTGATGAATTGTTCATTATAAACACAACTGGAACAGGAAATGCAGAGAAGGCCTATGCTACATTCATGATGGCGGATGTTGCTAAAAAAATGAATTTGAATCCAGTAATCTTCTTAATGATGGATGGTGCAAGTTTGGCATTAAAAGGAGAGTGCGATAAGGTTAAACATCCCAACTTCCCAAAATTGGGGGATTTGATGAGGATGGCAATAAAGAATGGAATAAAGATTTATGTTTGTGAATTAAGTGCTAAGTTTAGAGGAATAAATGAGAAGAATCTTGAGGATGGTTTTGAAATTGCAGGAGCACCAACATTCTTAAACTACTTATCAAAACCAAATGTAAGACCCGTTTGGCTATAAAAAAGGTGAGAACCATGAATGAAGTTATAATGCTTGTATCCCTATCAGTTATATTTGGCTCTATGTTATCAGGATTTGCCACATTTAGAATGACAGGGATGAGGTTGATGCCACACTTTGCATCTTTGATGATTGCATTTATATTGACATTGGCATCTTTATTTGTAGATAATAACATTGTGTTCTATTCAGCAATTGCATTCCAAATAATCGCTCCACTTACAATT includes the following:
- a CDS encoding DUF5400 domain-containing protein, with amino-acid sequence MNEVIMLVSLSVIFGSMLSGFATFRMTGMRLMPHFASLMIAFILTLASLFVDNNIVFYSAIAFQIIAPLTICGTICNILKTQFQNTGIYSSHLALMGMLFVLAIGNLFI
- a CDS encoding sulfurtransferase TusA family protein, whose protein sequence is MIREISVKELRSPSLLVDRVLEKMKDGILIIETDGKEQIKDIENLMKKIGYKMEIDGNVVKIMVGEIKADRTINVVGATCPGPIMMVSDMLDKMNIGEVLEIISGKNALTDLTEGLKGSGHEVLSVEELGDGNYRILIKKGEKKTEVASVNIDELFIINTTGTGNAEKAYATFMMADVAKKMNLNPVIFLMMDGASLALKGECDKVKHPNFPKLGDLMRMAIKNGIKIYVCELSAKFRGINEKNLEDGFEIAGAPTFLNYLSKPNVRPVWL